Part of the Cydia fagiglandana chromosome 2, ilCydFagi1.1, whole genome shotgun sequence genome, GTTAGACACTAATACTGACTAGGCTaagaaaaaaagtaaatttaCATTTATAACCAAAACAATGCATAATCGGTTGTTCAAAGATTGTGTtgcgcaaaaaaaaaaatacagattaCAGATGTGCATTTTGGCAGTtatgttaagtaggtatatagctAAGAAGTATCTATGCAAGGAAATAAATAAGTTCAATGTTATAATAAACCAATACGTGAACGGTGAAACTTTTTCTTGTAAGTATCTGTTTCTTGAGTCGCTCTGAAAACGACGAAAACTATAGTATTATGAAATTTTAATTAACAAATACGTGCATTTTTGGAATAGTTTTATCCATGCCATCATATATAATAGGTAATGTACTCGTAACTGCAGCAATTATTCGTACACTTATTTTGGCCAATATTAAAGTTTCAAGcgaaaaaatttaaattaacagCCTGGCCCCTAAACAAATAACAGCCATAGTAGATAACAGCCACTGGAAAAATTGGAaattgtttaccgtatttaacccttaaatgcatagtgtAGGATGCAGCCTACAAAACAAAACATCTAATTGTAAGTATACCTACATGATTagataaaatcaatttgttccTATATATTATTTCAATAGTCAATTTACCGTTTTGCGATGGTGtaaattaagtaaatttacaaaatacgtTTTAAGACCAAATTTCGGAAAACTTGGAAAAACCCAGAAGTTGatgatttttagtatgtgaATTTGGATGTTTTTTTCGGGGTTTGTAgttctttatatttaaaaactttggCACAGGTATATCACAAACAGAGTACCTTTCTGATGGTAGTaagattttttatatataaaaattatatattctaACAATGATTTCATAATGAAAATAGATGTTAAATTTTTTTCCCATAATCAGCAAACAATTACGTaacacatatattaatttcggacagcaaaaaaaaacaattacgcATTTTTAAGGGTTAAGAGCAAAATTCGTAATTAAATCAGTCTTCAGATTTGTTACGGCTACTCGGcggagtaggtacctagtacctaaGTTGGAAATATATAAAGTgccattgttttatttttacaatgaTTTTAGAAAAACCTTTAAAGTTAGTAAATCGAACTAGAGGTCGATACATAAGCAAAATTAATCATAATCCATGACATGAATCATTCAAGTTACCGACCATTAATGAAGTGCAGTTTTCAATTTGTTAATTACCCTAACTCAAGACCGGTATGTATTTAAACAGGGTTGGATGTAAGACCCTACCACTTGAGTATTAAGTGTTCAACAACACTGTCTTATTTAAATCACatttaaaaagtaaattaaaaaaaaaaacaaaatgtttaagTTTCTACCAGTAGTCTTTGCCATTTTGGCAGTTTCAGCAGCAGTAAATTTTGAATATTTGGACAATGGAATTGAATATGACGTTTCACCGAACGTAAGTTGATTCGATCTTTAAAATTAACATTTCCATGTTTGTGCTaatgtttaatttttgtttggcgcttttgttttaattacatacctatataattgCAGATGATTTCGGCAGTGCCATTTCCATATCACGAGGGGTATATGACGAGGGGTGTAGGCAATAGAGTAGCGAACCTCGAGCCGAGCCCAGCGTACGCCGCAGTGATTGAACCCGAGGAGCCAAAATCTGCAATCGTCGCCACTAAATTGGGTCTTGTGGCCACTGTTGTTTCCGTGagtttaaaaagtttaaaatcaTTCTAGAATGGTTACCTGGTTCTACGTACATACAAGTTGGattcattttaatattaaaacatAAACTAAAGACGATAAGAGTTCTTATGAAGATTGTCTGAAGAATTTTTGAAGAACCCACCCATAATGCATACCTAAATATTTTTCTGTTATCACTTTTGTACAAAGCGCATACCTACATACTTTATGAATTCTATCCATAAAGTGGGTATGCTCTTTTGTAGCTTAATGTACCATTTCTTTCAGTAGAAGAACCTGTTTTCTTAGTCTAGAACACTTTGACCTACTAGTTCTACCTTAAAGCCAAAGAGAAATCAAGCTATTCAAGCAAGAAAAGATCTGTATCGATTCCaatattcttttttttgttttcagttTGCAGTAGCCTGCGTAAAGAAAGCTATATTCTTCGCCATTAAAAACTGGTCTGGTCTGATCTTGGGATCCGCCGTAGCCCTCGGCATCTGCAAGCTCACTCCGCTTTGCGACAAGGGACATACACTTATTGAGCTTCAAAGGGAAATCCGTTCACTGGCCACTCCTCAGAGGATCGCGAGGGCAACCGAAATCGTGGAAGACGCGATCCGAAAATATAGTGCTATGCagtaaacgaaattaataaatttaataaggctaatttattgttatttttaacattaataaattattgACGACATTTTTTTGTTTCGTTACTATGTCCTACTGAAACCTGACTGACGGCTTTTGTATGGCGCCAAATAGACCATGCCGtagagagcgattttgaatctAAAACCGTTGAATTCATTtatttgaatgataaattttatttagatttcctatttattataataatataatttacttatgCCTACTATATGTACTGATCAGCCATATAAAAGATT contains:
- the LOC134679619 gene encoding uncharacterized protein LOC134679619, whose protein sequence is MFKFLPVVFAILAVSAAVNFEYLDNGIEYDVSPNMISAVPFPYHEGYMTRGVGNRVANLEPSPAYAAVIEPEEPKSAIVATKLGLVATVVSFAVACVKKAIFFAIKNWSGLILGSAVALGICKLTPLCDKGHTLIELQREIRSLATPQRIARATEIVEDAIRKYSAMQ